The Plutella xylostella chromosome 11, ilPluXylo3.1, whole genome shotgun sequence genome contains the following window.
aattaatttgaaCACAAGTgacaatttgaaaaaaaaacatttattacttccagaataaaaaaaaatagagatacattaatacaatttaacgTGTTGAAGAAGTAATAAAAGCCGAGGAGGgcacattttctattaaaacaactttcattgtattattatatctcttgttttttttattctggaactaataaatgtatttttttcacattaaTCTGCACAATACTGTACTTGTAATCCTAGATAGGTATAGCCGCACGGGCTGGATGAGGCCAAGCGCAGAACGTTGTAGCTGTAGCGCCTTGAGACAAGTCTAGTTGTGTCTAGATGTGACAGAGTTGATGGATATGATGataaggtaagtacatattaagtacctaataaatcCATACCCAGGTGAAAAAGCCAACGGCAGGACTAGACCAAACtaggtaagtagtaagtagAGCAGATGTTTCGGCAGGTAcctaaataggtatactactTAATAGGTATCTTTGCATACTGGTCAAAGACagaaaaatataggtacctacttacttaactacatatttacattTGTAACTAAGTATTAACTTTGTAACTCACCTGTGGCGCTAAAGGACCTTTATCAATTTCCTTTAAAACCTCAAGCGCTTCCTCTAAAGAATCAGCTTTGTCCAGTCTTTGCTGATTTATTGCAACGTCAAAGTTAAAATCTCCAAGCAAAGTTGGACTTTCAGCCCTTGATTGCAGGGTTTGAGTTAAGGCAGCATATGTCTGAGTCAATTCGTCACTTGTTTCGTCATCCATTGCGAAATCTTCGCTGCATAAACTTATATTAAATTCGTCTTCGTCCATTTTGTCTTTTggttttatcttatttttcaAAACTTCCAAGTATTGTTCAATAGTTTGGTTTGGCGGTTTCGTTTTTATTACAGCTATAGCTACGGCTATACTGTATTTTTGTCGCAGGTGTCGTACTAGAAATAAAGATTCCTTGCAAGTTATTAATCGAGCGACTCGAAAGGAACAAAAGTAAACATTGCGGGAATAACACTCACTTACCGTAACCATCCAAACTCATTGTAAAACCGAGAGAAAAAACCTATTTGTGTGCTAGTTGGTAAGTAATATTAGAAACTTTTCACATTCCTACTAAcctaaattgaataaaatactatgctaAACTAAAGttaatattacctattacaCAATCGAATCGATCGAAGcggtaaaaacaaaaaacttttttcggcGCCAAGAATATGAAAGCATAGACAAGATTATCAAGCATAGACcatcaatcatcatcatatcatcataaattttatttatttgtgaatatgatattttttctaaacagccaattaaaattatttttgtgatttgCTGTCAATCATGAGTTCATGAGTCATCATGACCTTCATTTTAaagataatataaaaatacacattttataaatggctttgtacattattttgtttggaataagtatttttatgatagctttAGTAATAGCTATAATACAGAAAACATTTTCTCATTGGAAAACCGCACACAAAACCGAAAGCATGGCCATCGCAAAGAAATACGCTGTGGAAAGGCCGAGTAAGTAACTAACCATCACTTTGATGTACTGTAGGATAGGATAAAACAATCGGTAactacctatacttactgctttattcattcttattaggcacaatctttgtgtgtctttttaatcaaaattatattaagtaaagtatttaaacaaataaactacagccaaaataaatggtttaattaaGAAATCAGTAATTTTTGCTTGAAAGTGAGTATTTAATTtgtcattatgttttattttatagcttagtttttaaattaattcaaataaaaaagacaCTCCAAGACTGCTCAAAATGTGTGCCAAGtagttaagaaaaaaatacattatagcTAGATTATCGAATTTCATGGGTCCTATTTAAATCGAAacagttttagttttattttaaacagttATAGGTAGTTGtagttttattttctctatgcgaAACAGCATGTCTGCAGTCATGAAACCAACGGCAACGAGCATCAAAGTGTACCTAACCTAtgtaaactttgtttttttcagCTGTAAGCATGATTATCTACTCGGAGAAGTGCTGGATTCGGAAGAAGAACTTCCCCCAGTCTGCGGTCAAGTACGACGTGATCAACATCAAGGAGGAGGATATGGGAGAAGAAGGCGTATCGTCGGTTGTTACCGAAATTAACTCAAAAAGTgactaaaaaaattatttatgagtaatttttatttccatATTTTTGAAGAAGTAAATTAAAGAgcttattaagtacttacctagttattgttttaataaaagcAGTTAAATTTctaggttttattttaatatattatttgacAATTCCTTATTCTGGGTACCTAatcttattttttctttttttctctTTTCGTGAAGCAAGAAGTTCCGTACAGAGCGTTAATTTTGGCGATGTCTATGTCGGATAGAAGTCGAGCATTTTCACCGATCCTTCGCATTTTCGCGCCATTGGGATCCTAAAAATAGTTAAAAAGCGTATGGTGAGCAGTTGTTTAGTTAGGCATTTAGCTACATCCTGTCAAGCTACCTACGTAATAAAAGAACGGACCTCTACAAAAATATTGACAGGTAATTTGGGCTGAATagggtaaataaataaataaaaatgtggggacatctcacacacggccatccgaccccaagctaggcagagcctgtgttatgggtatcggacagccgATATATCtaatatctacacaaatacattgatagataaatattaaatataaatatcaacacccaagacccgagtacaaatatctgtctttaaacaaatatctgccccagccgggaatcgaacccgggaccttcggcatagcagtcaggaccactaaccactacgccattcgaccgtcgggtaggtataggtaagtacttaacattACAATAAGACATTAGATGATTCACATGCCATAGCATTAAGATAGGTTGTAATTCTAAACAGTGTCCTAAGGTTAAGCTCCTTCTTCTTAGGCACCATAAATACCTACGAGTAGGTCATTTCGGTTTAATACCATTAAAGGCAGTTTGCCATCGCTATGGTTAATGTAGTTATATTCTGCAACTTAAAACTTACATTTTTCTTGAACGTGGCGACAGTGGCCAAACCCTTCTTAGTTCTCCAGAACTTGTGGGGCGGGTGAGTAGCGCTGGCGTAGTCGTAGGGAAGAGAGATCAAAGCCTCCGGGCCTAGCTTCTCGAAGTGATGGAGTTTATCTGACGATAATGTGTTATGAGTTTGTGTAGGTGTTAgacttttaataattaatatacctacagggtgttaaaaagcGTAGGTGGTGGAGGCTGAAAAGAAGTGACTGATGGTCATGTGAACAACTCTTGTTCTGTCACTTTGGAAAATTCGCGTTTTTCTTTTACTTTGATGGTCAAGTGACTTTCAGTATTGCACCAAGATTAACTTTTCAAGAAAGAAAAGTTGTATTTAACACATCCCGACTATCCATCAGATGCTTCTTCATCGAGATTTCAGAGGTGGTAGTTACCTATCATAGTGCAAGTTGCTACAGAGCAGCTCGTCAGGGCCTTGAGTGCGAGTTTTtcacctatcgagaagtgaaatcgaaaacgcagatttgtatggcgcggagctagtacagctacttaccgctaggtcttccgcgccatacaaatttgcgtttcgatttcacttctcgataggtgaAAGAACTCGCACTCAGGGCCCAGGTCCTACATGACAACACGGGAACGTCACTGATAAAGTTCTACCCTATATactttactagctgttcccgcgcgcttcgcttcgccttaaaaagttttcccgtgggaattccgggataaaaagtagcctatgttctttcccagggtctaaaccgtatgtataccaaatttcattcaaatccgttcagtagttttggcgtgaaagagtaacagacagacagacagacagacagacagacacagttactttcgcatttataatattagttaggatagttaggattctATAcagtgtatatgtcgcaggcatctggtttaatctcctgtttgattgaaccgctagcccgttcattggatgacgctattcagttgtatgactaggccgaacgttgattgtacaagcgtcacaaaacgtccaactagttagcggacttaaaatcagtcaggtggtgaataaaacaaatatggcgtctaacagcgaacagctgacacaaaaagcacttgtattgttattttttgcaaataaattagctttaaagtgcgttatttatgttaaaatagtgtgacaacatggatttacctattattacaccgccggcggatagtttcaaagaaaaaaatgtgctgaatcTGGATGGTTATGAACAAGGTTGATAtttcaaggtacgtttattgttattgtttagttaatttgtgagatgagagctttgtaacatagtctttttgttgactcttgtcgggtcatgttcatcctaaccagacattacaaagttgctatactatatcccatttaacgacttcgctgaataacgttcagtcaagacgttggacgttacagtcaaccacttgacgagttgttctttagtcattcaactgaatagcgtcatccaatgaacgggctagcggttcaatcaaacaggagattaaaccagatgcctgcgacatatacatagaGTCATACAATACTCACCAGCCCTAATATGCCGTGTGTGAACTCTGATATACTGGTCTCTGTCGGGCCGGCAGACCTCGAAGTAGAACCCTAggatcgtcatcatcatcatagcgGTGAGCTGCTTATGGTGGTTTCCTTCAAACAACTCCTTACATCCAAAAATCTGTGAAAAAGGAGGCTTAGGACTACAAGTTTTTTTCAAAAcgaaaaagtttattaaactagtatatatttttccatttggTCTCAAAAAGTTTGTGTGTGCAAGAATACGATACGAGTAACTATAGGGGAATTTAGACCTATTTATAGAAATTCGGAAAGTCGAGGACACGTCCTTTTGGAGGTACAGATGTGGAATTCATCTTTAGACCGCCATTGATGAGTGTTATGCCGCTACTGCTCTTATCATTATTTGTGTAAAGACGCATATTTCCAATATTTCTGTCAACCCAATGCAGAGAAAAAGTAAAAGCTAATTAAATACAGGacgttgcaaaaagggtatactaagccgaaagggagtgactcagggagtcattctgaacaacttttgttctacgagctttgaaaattcatgaaaataaaaaaatattttccatagaaactttgttggacacgtgactttttactatggagaacgaataggtatttttttcgcgaatttccaaaactcgtagaacaaaagttgttcagcaTTACAAGCAAGCAAGCACTGCACGTCGCTGGTGCGCAGGGTGCGGGCCAGCGCCAACACCATCCTCGCATTATTTGCAAACCGGTTTGATCTCCAGTACATGAACCATTGTTGCATGATTCATGTTTTGGAGGTTAAGCCGGgaatgtaaattttacatacttagttaagtactttatgttgcgtgttttgtttattagttCCTATTTTTATACTAACAATAGATGTCTAAGTCGTGTGATTGTTCTTGTACATGTATTACTAACACTTTGATCCatgttggtttttttttttttttattgtttattgttcatttatttataatatttcttaataatataCACAGTGCTCTTaaacctgaaaaataaataaattattattattattattattattattaccccttgagtcaccccctatcggcttagtataccctttttgctacaccctgtatgtacCCGATTCCCTAATTCTAATTGCTTGTTTCAGTCGCCATTTCCCCCCCTAATAATGTGATTGGTTCACTCGATgtttcacttggttttcttctAAACTACCTgaggtacggtcagctgcatacgTTGCTATACagttctgtaccttgtcaaactgacgaaccgatgtttcaatgaatggataggcagtttgttagattgacaaggtacaaaagtgtaggtatagctacttatgcatgCCTTTTGTAATTATTAGTTTAGTATATGTTTTggtgtaggtattttgttagtttttatgtacttttaattattattattattttttgtataacagtgtgtgtttttatatGGATCTTGATATCcgaaataaagaattattattatgcagctgaccgtaggtaggtacattaccTGAGTCCCCCCAGTTCTTCCCGTGATGTAGTCGTCAGCCTCGCTGTCCAGCACTATGTAATCTAGCCATCTCTCCTCCGCAGCCTTGCTCGTGATCTCCTCGAAGTATATACACGTTCTGGTCTTCAAGATGGCGTTCACCTCGTTTATTCTTTTGCGCAAGTCTTGAGTGTTATCtgttatacaatacaatattctttatttgcaccaaaacagaacaaaataaaacttaaaaataaaaacaactgtTAACTATGTTGatatgaatatttttcatcactcatactgtacagtcagctgcataagtagctgtacacatttgtttgtaccttgtcaaactcacaataagtctattcaaacattgacagttggttatgtaggtaggtaaaatgacaaggtacaaaagtgtatagctacttatgcagctgaccgtacctataCAGGCTTATTGGCACATGGAACATGAACTATATCTTAACAACTTTTGGGGTTTGGACATCAAAGATGAAAAATATACCAACACCGAAAAATGGTCTGTCCATGTTtcgaacaccctgtatataaggTATCCCAGATTAAGGTTTATCATCAACATTCAGAACACGTGCATTCTGGCCATCTTCATCTAGGAAACCCGATATTGCATAGGTATAAGTAAACGTaagttttaaacaaattttcTTACACTTGGGATTATCTTTTATAACATATCTGACCACGCCATCTGGCCATTTCCTTTGCGAGTAGAAGTCTTCGTTTTCTTTTGTCAGTTTCGGAACTGCCCTCACTTTACCGTGGTGGTCAATGCCTTCATCTTCAGTATTGCTGtcttcatcatcaccatctcttaatatttttttaatattcccTTCTCCTGCTGTTCCATTTGACTGCAGACCCGATATGAAATCACCTATTTTTGTGGGAACTGACACTTTTTCAGAGACATTGCTCGTTGCTGTGTCTTCTGTTGCTTGATGAAGAATGTCTTTTGTGATTTTTGAcgcttttaaatttattgtttttacgttATCAATAGGAGCTGATGTAACAGAATCATTAGATAAAACACGGTCATTGTTAACTTTAGCTAAAAGAAAAACGAATAGTGTTAACAAGAAGTATAAAAACCTAGGCATAAGatggatttataatattatctcTAATATACCAGTATATTTACTACCAGGTTTCTGTATTCCATCGTTTGTTTGCCTTTTACTTCTAATATTTCCAAATTGTGGATGTGAGCGTACAAAATTGACAAACGCATCGACCGTATTTACAGAGTCACAAAAAGCTTGTCCAGATTGTTGAGCAAGATCTATCATGAAGTTTGCGTGGTTTACAATCTGAAAATGAACGTGTggtcaataaaatttaaatattccaaaaaacataaataagtacggtcaggtgcagataaacctgacccccctctcatactaacaatgcttctgaggggggtcaggtttatctgcaccttactgtacctactagGGGTTTATTCCAAAGTCTTATGTGACTTGATACTTAAGACTTGACATTCCAAAGATTGAAGAGCTCACTCTTTACGCTatgtacatacttatacaGTTTTACAACCAGTTTAACAAAACTTACTGCTTCTTCTATACCCAATACATCACGACTAGGATCAGACATGTCCGTAGTGTCATCATCACACTGCTTCCTCCTTATGCCCGTCAAAACCATCGTCACGACTTTATAAGCCAACTCTTTTATATTCATGATATCCTGGTCCATTCTCAACTGTTCAACGTTTTTTATTGCCTCAATTTTTGGTTTCACTGGCTGTGGTTTTTGCTCAGGTTTTGGTGCCAATGTTTTTATACTCATGTGATCGAGGATGTCGAATGGTTTGTCTGTCAATTCTCGTTTTCGTCTGGCTACTCCTGGGTAACGCTGGCATATCTCTATTTTCTCCGTTCGATCTCTCGCATCGCACTCCTCTCTGTACactttgttgatttttttcaGGTCAATATTAGAGAGGCCATCACGTTCTTGCGTAGTGTCGTGATCCTGTAAAATGTACATTTGTAGAACCGGTGTAAAGCTAAGACTCTAAAGAAATTATCTAATGACCAACAGATTCAAAAAGAAGTTGTTATAAAAACCTTCTTTGAAGAAGGAGAAGACCTATGACGTTTGTTGAGCTTTATGCCTAGTAATTTAAGTTAGTTTTCTCTTGTATGGACTTGACAGCTGTTCCTACGACTTATGTTTACAAAgtttaactgccagtttcaataactctatctatcgataactgacagttactttcatacgattttgatttGACACATCAAAAATAGCACTCTGTCAAAATCATATGAAAGTAATTGTCAGTTAAGTCTACGGATCGGTCAACTTAGCTGAACAGTGCCTCGAGTGCAAGTTTTTTCGACGTTCGGGAAGCGGTGAGTAAACGAGAATTTGTATGGCGCTGGAGACATGCCACCTAGCGATAGAAGCTGTACCTAAGTTACAGCTACGCGCCATACAAATCTGCGctttcgatttcacttctcgataggtaTTAAAACTCGCACTCGAGGCCCTGTTCTCACCTTGATGGTGATGGTCCTATGCCCGTTCTTGCTGAACTCTCTCAGGTCGAAGTGCATGACGCTGTTCACGTCGTACGGGAGTTCTCGGAGCTCCGGCGGGAGGCTCACGTCTTTAGTGAATAGCTCCTCCATACCTTTAACCAAATTAAATTTCTCTTAAAAAGGTCACACGGTCATTAAAGTTACTGTGGAGGTAATTTTTTTGCCAATTTTTAAACGTTATTGGCCACTGTGGACACTTTTAAAAgtcttattgcacaatttatgAAGGGCTCTAACCTCTATCACCTCTTTTTGAAAATCGCGTATAGGTCTACAAGAGGTCTACCTATGTGTGTATCTATAGACTTTTGggtataaataggtacaatagttacctactaccaacctacttatttatctaTTGAACGTAATAAAACAACTGTAGCATTTTGCTGGCATAAAtacgtttttatttgtaaacctATCGTGAAATCAAACCCTTAAGTTTCCGTTATTTAACATTGCACTATTTTCAAAGAATTTTCACTATCACACAATAACTTTATGCGCATGACACAGCGTTAAGACCGGTACAGCTGTCGGAGTCATATCCACCGACCCACAAGCACCAGCTATATCCAGATGAGTATATTTAACGTTCTTATCATCAAGACCTGCTATTTTGATGAGGAAACCCGCGGCTAGCTGGTGATGTCTCACTGTTTGTTTCATGTTGACTTGGACCATATCATCTCCGTCTGCTACTCCTGCG
Protein-coding sequences here:
- the LOC105393646 gene encoding uncharacterized protein LOC105393646 isoform X1, with the protein product MEGLESFQHQTCLKFKPVLAPPEGRDHVLVIQNPEGLRQCVVGGKGHLKDGPHFLNLPYACLESPYLEMMIMKSLGFSFEHNRKLRDLYIQVHLENVEPGMEELFTKDVSLPPELRELPYDVNSVMHFDLREFSKNGHRTITIKDHDTTQERDGLSNIDLKKINKVYREECDARDRTEKIEICQRYPGVARRKRELTDKPFDILDHMSIKTLAPKPEQKPQPVKPKIEAIKNVEQLRMDQDIMNIKELAYKVVTMVLTGIRRKQCDDDTTDMSDPSRDVLGIEEAIVNHANFMIDLAQQSGQAFCDSVNTVDAFVNFVRSHPQFGNIRSKRQTNDGIQKPGSKYTAKVNNDRVLSNDSVTSAPIDNVKTINLKASKITKDILHQATEDTATSNVSEKVSVPTKIGDFISGLQSNGTAGEGNIKKILRDGDDEDSNTEDEGIDHHGKVRAVPKLTKENEDFYSQRKWPDGVVRYVIKDNPKYNTQDLRKRINEVNAILKTRTCIYFEEITSKAAEERWLDYIVLDSEADDYITGRTGGTQIFGCKELFEGNHHKQLTAMMMMTILGFYFEVCRPDRDQYIRVHTRHIRADKLHHFEKLGPEALISLPYDYASATHPPHKFWRTKKGLATVATFKKNDPNGAKMRRIGENARLLSDIDIAKINALYGTSCFTKREKKKK
- the LOC105393646 gene encoding uncharacterized protein LOC105393646 isoform X3, translated to MEGLESFQHQTCLKFKPVLAPPEGRDHVLVIQNPEGLRQCVVGGKGHLKDGPHFLNLPYACLESPYLEMMIMKSLGFSFEHNRKLRDLYIQVHLENVEPGMEELFTKDVSLPPELRELPYDVNSVMHFDLREFSKNGHRTITIKDHDTTQERDGLSNIDLKKINKVYREECDARDRTEKIEICQRYPGVARRKRELTDKPFDILDHMSIKTLAPKPEQKPQPVKPKIEAIKNVEQLRMDQDIMNIKELAYKVVTMVLTGIRRKQCDDDTTDMSDPSRDVLGIEEAIVNHANFMIDLAQQSGQAFCDSVNTVDAFVNFVRSHPQFGNIRSKRQTNDGIQKPAKVNNDRVLSNDSVTSAPIDNVKTINLKASKITKDILHQATEDTATSNVSEKVSVPTKIGDFISGLQSNGTAGEGNIKKILRDGDDEDSNTEDEGIDHHGKVRAVPKLTKENEDFYSQRKWPDGVVRYVIKDNPKYNTQDLRKRINEVNAILKTRTCIYFEEITSKAAEERWLDYIVLDSEADDYITGRTGGTQIFGCKELFEGNHHKQLTAMMMMTILGFYFEVCRPDRDQYIRVHTRHIRADKLHHFEKLGPEALISLPYDYASATHPPHKFWRTKKGLATVATFKKNDPNGAKMRRIGENARLLSDIDIAKINALYGTSCFTKREKKKK
- the LOC105393646 gene encoding uncharacterized protein LOC105393646 isoform X2, producing MEGLESFQHQTCLKFKPVLAPPEGRDHVLVIQNPEGLRQCVVGGKGHLKDGPHFLNLPYACLESPYLEMMIMKSLGFSFEHNRKLRDLYIQVHLENVEPGMEELFTKDVSLPPELRELPYDVNSVMHFDLREFSKNGHRTITIKDHDTTQERDGLSNIDLKKINKVYREECDARDRTEKIEICQRYPGVARRKRELTDKPFDILDHMSIKTLAPKPEQKPQPVKPKIEAIKNVEQLRMDQDIMNIKELAYKVVTMVLTGIRRKQCDDDTTDMSDPSRDVLGIEEAIVNHANFMIDLAQQSGQAFCDSVNTVDAFVNFVRSHPQFGNIRSKRQTNDGIQKPGTKVNNDRVLSNDSVTSAPIDNVKTINLKASKITKDILHQATEDTATSNVSEKVSVPTKIGDFISGLQSNGTAGEGNIKKILRDGDDEDSNTEDEGIDHHGKVRAVPKLTKENEDFYSQRKWPDGVVRYVIKDNPKYNTQDLRKRINEVNAILKTRTCIYFEEITSKAAEERWLDYIVLDSEADDYITGRTGGTQIFGCKELFEGNHHKQLTAMMMMTILGFYFEVCRPDRDQYIRVHTRHIRADKLHHFEKLGPEALISLPYDYASATHPPHKFWRTKKGLATVATFKKNDPNGAKMRRIGENARLLSDIDIAKINALYGTSCFTKREKKKK